In the genome of Actinomadura graeca, one region contains:
- a CDS encoding sensor histidine kinase: MITAWRRFADHHPRLVEAAFLLLVYAASGWQYAEDAHGWWPGALPATAACLALLWRRRRPAMAAACVSACVVAAGGLGYPLDHLMLVPLIVAFYELGVRVPERIARVHGLAAIATFAVAAQLTMDDDEAQKLATFAPAFWIIVAVVSGAAVRGRRAYLDAVHARAEYAERTREEEARHRVAEERVRIARELHDVVAHHMALANAQAGTAAHLLRTRPEQAARILDELTSTTASALRELQATVGLLRRSDDPQDPLEPSPGLARLDDLVSDFGSAGLRATITVDGERRPLSPGVDLAAFRIVQEALTNVAKHAGADTADVTLTYKADTLTLTISDDGGTVPRPPAPGGGFGLIGMRERAQSAGGRLRAGRRPGGGFAVTADLPIHP, translated from the coding sequence ATGATCACGGCATGGCGGCGGTTCGCCGACCATCACCCCCGCCTCGTCGAGGCGGCCTTCCTGCTGCTGGTCTACGCGGCGTCCGGCTGGCAGTACGCCGAGGACGCGCACGGCTGGTGGCCCGGGGCGCTCCCGGCGACCGCCGCGTGCCTCGCGCTGCTGTGGCGCCGCCGCCGTCCGGCCATGGCCGCCGCGTGCGTGTCGGCGTGCGTCGTCGCCGCGGGCGGCCTCGGGTATCCCCTCGACCACCTCATGCTCGTCCCGCTCATCGTCGCGTTCTACGAGCTGGGCGTCCGCGTCCCCGAGCGGATCGCCCGCGTCCACGGCCTGGCCGCCATCGCGACGTTCGCCGTGGCGGCGCAGCTGACCATGGACGACGACGAGGCCCAGAAGCTCGCGACGTTCGCCCCCGCGTTCTGGATCATCGTGGCGGTCGTCTCGGGTGCCGCCGTGCGGGGCAGGCGCGCCTACCTGGACGCCGTGCACGCCCGCGCCGAGTACGCCGAGCGCACCCGCGAGGAGGAGGCCCGGCACCGCGTCGCCGAGGAACGCGTCCGCATCGCCCGCGAACTCCACGACGTCGTCGCCCACCACATGGCCCTGGCCAACGCCCAGGCGGGCACCGCGGCCCACCTCCTGCGCACCCGTCCCGAGCAGGCCGCGCGGATCCTCGACGAGCTGACCAGCACGACCGCCTCGGCGCTGCGCGAGCTCCAGGCCACCGTCGGCCTCCTGCGCCGATCCGACGATCCGCAGGACCCCCTGGAACCGTCCCCCGGGCTGGCGCGCCTCGACGACCTGGTCTCCGACTTCGGCTCCGCCGGGCTCCGCGCCACCATCACCGTCGACGGGGAGCGGCGCCCGCTCTCCCCAGGCGTCGACCTGGCCGCGTTCCGCATCGTCCAGGAGGCGCTCACCAACGTCGCCAAGCACGCCGGTGCGGACACGGCCGACGTGACGCTCACCTACAAGGCCGACACCCTGACCCTCACGATCAGCGATGACGGCGGCACCGTCCCGCGCCCCCCGGCTCCCGGCGGCGGGTTCGGCCTCATCGGGATGCGCGAACGCGCCCAGTCCGCCGGAGGACGTCTCCGGGCGGGCCGCCGCCCCGGAGGGGGCTTCGCCGTCACCGCCGACCTGCCCATCCACCCCTGA
- a CDS encoding SDR family NAD(P)-dependent oxidoreductase, with protein MPGVVVIGAGPGIGRSVARRFAREGLPVALVARSEATVRAVADDVAALGVRVVPLTADSADETALCGALDVAAGELGVPDAVVYNAAVVRPDEVGGLPARAQLEAWSVNVVGALTAAARTVPAMARRGTGSFLVTGGMPEPRPEYVSLSLGKAGVRTLVELLHLRYGPEGVHVASVTVDGAVAPGTAFDPDLIAERYWDLHVQPREHWQREVLHQAPPRAGQGLRATAP; from the coding sequence ATGCCGGGAGTGGTGGTGATCGGGGCGGGGCCGGGGATCGGGCGGTCGGTCGCCCGGCGGTTCGCCAGGGAGGGGCTGCCGGTGGCGCTGGTGGCCCGGTCGGAGGCGACGGTGCGGGCCGTGGCGGACGACGTGGCCGCGCTGGGCGTGCGGGTGGTGCCCCTGACGGCCGACAGCGCCGACGAGACGGCACTGTGCGGGGCGCTCGACGTGGCCGCGGGGGAACTGGGCGTCCCGGACGCGGTGGTGTACAACGCCGCGGTCGTCCGGCCCGATGAGGTGGGCGGGCTGCCGGCGCGGGCGCAGCTGGAGGCGTGGTCGGTCAACGTGGTCGGGGCGCTGACGGCCGCGGCGCGCACGGTGCCCGCGATGGCGCGGCGCGGGACCGGGTCGTTCCTGGTCACGGGCGGGATGCCCGAGCCGAGGCCCGAGTACGTGAGCCTGTCGCTCGGCAAGGCCGGCGTGCGCACGCTCGTGGAGCTGCTGCACCTGCGGTACGGGCCCGAGGGTGTGCACGTGGCCTCGGTGACGGTGGACGGCGCCGTCGCCCCGGGCACCGCCTTCGATCCCGATCTGATCGCCGAACGCTACTGGGACCTGCACGTCCAGCCGCGGGAGCACTGGCAGAGGGAGGTCCTGCACCAGGCGCCCCCGCGTGCCGGTCAGGGCTTGCGGGCGACGGCGCCGTAG
- a CDS encoding SAM-dependent methyltransferase → MPQYAAERFRTDIPSPARAWNYWLGGKDNYEVDRTIGDATAAVNPEVVTIARQSRLFLVRAVRHLVSDVGIRDFLDIGAGLPTQSNTHEIAQRVAPEARVVYVDNDPMVLAHARALLRGTTPEGVTDYLDADYHHPRQILDEAANILNFGRPIAVMFMGVMGFCQDYATARQIVADTMAGVPSGSHLVLWDCTDTTDAARRSTETYAESGTLPYHLRSVAEIDGFFDGLEKIEPGTVSITQWRPDPARDGGPGHVNGYGAVARKP, encoded by the coding sequence TTGCCCCAATATGCCGCAGAACGGTTTCGAACCGACATTCCATCCCCGGCGCGGGCGTGGAACTACTGGCTCGGAGGCAAGGACAACTACGAGGTCGACCGCACGATCGGGGACGCCACCGCGGCGGTGAACCCCGAGGTCGTCACCATCGCCCGGCAGTCCCGCCTTTTCCTCGTCCGTGCCGTGCGCCACCTCGTCTCCGACGTGGGGATCCGCGACTTCCTGGACATCGGGGCGGGGTTGCCGACACAGTCCAACACCCATGAGATCGCCCAGCGGGTCGCGCCCGAGGCCCGTGTCGTCTATGTCGACAACGACCCGATGGTGCTGGCCCATGCGCGGGCGCTGCTGCGCGGTACCACGCCCGAGGGCGTCACCGACTACCTCGACGCCGACTACCACCATCCCCGGCAGATCCTCGACGAGGCCGCCAACATCTTGAACTTCGGACGGCCCATCGCGGTGATGTTCATGGGCGTCATGGGGTTCTGCCAGGACTACGCGACGGCAAGGCAGATCGTCGCCGACACCATGGCGGGCGTCCCCTCGGGCAGCCACCTTGTGTTGTGGGACTGCACCGACACCACCGACGCCGCCCGGCGCAGCACCGAGACGTACGCCGAATCGGGGACCCTCCCCTACCATCTGCGCAGCGTCGCGGAGATCGACGGGTTCTTCGACGGCCTGGAGAAGATCGAGCCGGGCACGGTCTCCATCACGCAGTGGCGGCCGGACCCCGCCCGGGACGGCGGGCCCGGCCACGTCAACGGCTACGGCGCCGTCGCCCGCAAGCCCTGA
- a CDS encoding MerR family transcriptional regulator: MRIGELADRTGVSPRLLRYYEQQGLLRPARLGNGYREYREADVTAVRRIRALLDAGLPTSVIAVVLDCVHEDGGTLMPRPCPGMVTHLRREQARVTDTITRLQASQRTLDAWLSSLSSL; the protein is encoded by the coding sequence ATGAGGATCGGTGAACTGGCCGACCGGACGGGCGTGAGCCCGCGCCTGCTGCGCTACTACGAGCAGCAGGGCCTGCTGCGACCGGCCCGCCTGGGCAACGGCTACCGCGAGTACCGCGAGGCCGACGTCACCGCGGTCCGGCGCATCCGCGCGCTCCTCGACGCGGGCCTGCCCACGTCGGTCATCGCCGTCGTCCTGGACTGCGTCCACGAGGACGGCGGCACGCTGATGCCCCGGCCGTGCCCCGGCATGGTCACGCACCTGAGACGGGAGCAGGCCCGCGTGACCGACACGATCACCCGTCTCCAGGCGTCCCAGCGGACCCTCGACGCATGGCTTTCGTCCCTGTCGTCTCTGTAG
- a CDS encoding MMPL family transporter, which produces MTLLWLAVLAAVFFGAQNAGKAPSDSVSMPGIESQRAFDHINDTFPGAAADGADARVVFVAPDGQKVTAPGSRAAIDALVARVSRGPQVAGVESPFDEDAVSDDASTAFATVTYKTTAEDLTDASKTELKDAVDRAREAGLTVELGGSALETEPAGAVGEILGVGVAAVVLLITFGSLAAAGLSLVTALVGVFVSLLSITALQSVLDLSSTTGELAMMLGVAVGIDYALFVVSRYREERAAGREPREAAGLAAGTAGTAVVFAGLTVVIALAGLAVVGVPMLTRLGMGAAGAVVVGVLVALTLVPALLGFLPDAVLPRRTRTRGRAGGGGEMGARWARFVLRRPVPVLLAAVAALGAVAVPSLTMRLGMPGDETKPTSTTERRAYDALADAFGPGFNGPLTLVVDAGGAADPKAAVARVSASIARTDGVVSVSPPRFDKAGRTAVLSATPSTAPTSDRTKDLVRDIRAGRPAIESAAGATFEVTGTTALNIDVGEKMRKALVPYLATIVGLAFLLLLLVFRSVLVPLKAALGYLLSVGAAFGALVTIFQEGHGAGIFGVDQPGPIMSMMPIFLVGISFGLAMDYQVFLVSRMREAHVHGEPPGQAVVTGFRHSGRVVMAASLIMMSVFGGFMTGAGTMIKMVGFGLASAVLFDAVVVRMVIVPAVLALLGRRAWWLPRWLDRLLPRVDVEGESLRRGPAPPTAVPDGPERHTAHA; this is translated from the coding sequence GTGACGCTTCTGTGGCTCGCGGTCCTGGCCGCCGTCTTCTTCGGTGCGCAGAACGCGGGCAAGGCCCCGTCCGACTCGGTGTCGATGCCGGGGATCGAGTCCCAGAGGGCGTTCGACCACATCAACGACACATTCCCCGGCGCCGCGGCCGACGGCGCCGACGCGCGGGTGGTGTTCGTCGCCCCGGACGGCCAGAAGGTCACCGCGCCCGGGAGCCGGGCGGCCATCGATGCGCTGGTGGCCCGGGTGTCCAGGGGGCCGCAGGTCGCCGGCGTGGAGAGCCCCTTCGACGAGGACGCGGTGAGCGACGACGCGTCCACGGCGTTCGCCACCGTCACCTACAAGACCACGGCCGAGGACCTCACCGACGCGAGCAAGACGGAGCTGAAGGACGCCGTCGACCGCGCCCGGGAGGCGGGGCTGACCGTCGAGCTCGGCGGATCCGCGCTGGAGACGGAACCGGCGGGCGCCGTCGGCGAGATCCTCGGCGTCGGCGTCGCCGCGGTGGTCCTCCTGATCACCTTCGGATCGCTGGCAGCCGCCGGGCTGTCGCTGGTCACCGCCCTCGTCGGGGTGTTCGTCAGCCTCCTGTCGATCACCGCCCTGCAGAGCGTCCTCGACCTGTCCTCGACGACGGGCGAGCTGGCCATGATGCTCGGCGTCGCGGTCGGCATCGACTACGCCCTGTTCGTGGTCTCCCGCTACCGGGAGGAGCGCGCCGCGGGACGCGAGCCCCGGGAGGCGGCAGGGCTGGCCGCGGGCACCGCCGGCACCGCGGTCGTGTTCGCCGGGCTCACCGTCGTCATCGCGCTGGCCGGGCTGGCGGTGGTCGGCGTCCCGATGCTCACGAGGCTGGGGATGGGTGCCGCGGGCGCGGTCGTCGTCGGCGTCCTGGTCGCGCTGACCCTCGTCCCGGCACTGCTCGGCTTCCTCCCCGACGCCGTCCTCCCGCGCCGCACCCGCACGCGGGGCCGCGCCGGAGGAGGCGGCGAGATGGGCGCCCGGTGGGCGCGGTTCGTCCTGCGGCGGCCCGTGCCCGTGCTGCTCGCCGCGGTCGCCGCCCTGGGCGCCGTCGCGGTCCCGTCGCTGACCATGCGGCTCGGCATGCCCGGCGACGAGACCAAGCCCACCTCGACCACCGAGCGCCGTGCCTACGACGCCCTGGCGGACGCCTTCGGCCCCGGGTTCAACGGCCCGCTCACCCTGGTCGTGGACGCGGGCGGCGCCGCCGACCCGAAGGCCGCGGTCGCGAGGGTCTCCGCGAGCATCGCCCGCACGGACGGCGTGGTCTCGGTGTCCCCGCCCCGCTTCGACAAGGCGGGGCGGACCGCGGTGCTGTCGGCCACCCCGTCCACGGCGCCGACCAGCGACAGGACGAAGGACCTCGTCCGGGACATCCGCGCGGGCCGTCCCGCGATCGAGTCCGCCGCCGGCGCGACCTTCGAGGTCACCGGCACCACCGCGCTGAACATCGACGTCGGCGAGAAGATGCGGAAGGCGCTCGTCCCCTACCTCGCGACCATCGTGGGACTGGCCTTCCTGCTCCTCCTGCTGGTGTTCCGCTCCGTGCTGGTCCCCTTGAAGGCCGCCCTCGGTTACCTGCTGTCGGTCGGCGCCGCGTTCGGGGCGCTCGTCACGATCTTCCAGGAGGGCCACGGAGCCGGGATCTTCGGCGTCGACCAGCCCGGCCCGATCATGAGCATGATGCCGATCTTCCTGGTGGGCATCAGCTTCGGGCTGGCCATGGACTACCAGGTCTTCCTCGTCTCGCGGATGCGCGAGGCGCACGTCCACGGGGAGCCGCCCGGCCAGGCCGTCGTCACCGGCTTCCGGCACAGCGGCCGGGTCGTGATGGCCGCCTCCCTGATCATGATGTCGGTGTTCGGCGGGTTCATGACCGGCGCCGGGACGATGATCAAGATGGTCGGCTTCGGGCTGGCGTCCGCCGTGCTGTTCGACGCCGTCGTCGTCCGCATGGTGATCGTGCCCGCCGTCCTCGCCCTCCTCGGCAGGCGCGCCTGGTGGCTGCCGCGATGGCTGGATCGGCTGCTGCCGCGCGTCGACGTCGAGGGCGAGTCCCTGCGCCGCGGTCCGGCGCCGCCCACCGCCGTGCCGGACGGTCCCGAGCGCCACACCGCGCACGCCTGA
- a CDS encoding DUF397 domain-containing protein, giving the protein MAGAVAVRDSKDPDGPRLVVGCGEFAGLVAVLKR; this is encoded by the coding sequence GTGGCGGGTGCGGTCGCCGTCCGTGACTCCAAGGATCCGGATGGGCCCCGGTTGGTGGTGGGGTGTGGGGAGTTCGCGGGCTTGGTGGCGGTGTTGAAGCGCTGA
- a CDS encoding response regulator transcription factor, with amino-acid sequence MTISVLLADDQTLLRATFRILIDSCEDMEVVGEAADGGQAAELARAHRPGIVLMDIRMPGVDGLTATEAICADPDLRDTRVLILTTFQTDEHVARALRAGASGFLGKDVSADGLLTGIRTVAAGDALLSGAATRSLISRFLTTPEPGAEQPFPSEVSALTAREREVTILVADGKSDTEIAEELFLSPLTVRTHVQRAKTKLGVRDRAQLVVVAYQSGLARTPWS; translated from the coding sequence ATGACCATCAGCGTCCTTCTCGCCGACGACCAGACCCTGCTGCGGGCGACCTTCCGCATACTGATCGACTCCTGCGAGGACATGGAGGTGGTCGGCGAGGCCGCGGACGGCGGGCAGGCCGCCGAGCTCGCCCGCGCGCACCGTCCCGGCATCGTCCTCATGGACATCCGCATGCCCGGCGTCGACGGCCTCACCGCGACCGAGGCCATCTGCGCCGACCCGGACCTGCGGGACACCCGCGTCCTCATCCTCACCACGTTCCAGACCGACGAGCACGTCGCCCGGGCCCTGCGCGCCGGGGCGAGCGGCTTCCTCGGCAAGGACGTCTCCGCCGACGGCCTCCTCACCGGCATCCGCACCGTGGCCGCGGGCGACGCGCTGCTGTCCGGCGCGGCCACCCGCTCCCTCATCAGCCGCTTCCTCACCACCCCCGAACCCGGCGCGGAACAACCGTTCCCGTCCGAGGTGTCCGCCCTCACCGCCCGCGAACGCGAGGTGACGATCCTGGTCGCGGACGGCAAGTCCGACACCGAGATCGCCGAGGAACTGTTCCTCAGCCCCCTGACCGTGCGCACGCACGTCCAGCGGGCGAAAACAAAACTCGGCGTCCGCGACCGCGCCCAGTTGGTCGTCGTCGCCTACCAGTCCGGCCTGGCAAGAACCCCGTGGTCGTGA
- a CDS encoding ATP-binding protein, with product MSTVHRSIVCADIEGFGDPLRSDADRVVVRGGLYEALSKAFDGSAVPWDDCYREDRGDGALVLVSSEIPRKVLVTDLPILLAKELAAYNQECEWQARIRLRIAMNAGHIQYDEHGVVGSAINLTFRILNAEPFKQALACSSGLLALAVSNSFYAEVVRHERRSSPFSYRRARVLEKETKTDAWVCLPDRPFPDDADPATLPPLPTPRPVNDNWSPPRQLPADTAHFTGRDDELSRLLHLAADGRRPAGVAAISAIDGMAGIGKTALAVHAAHLLADRFDDGCLFLDLHGHTDSVDPVSPEDALERLLRALGVPGERIPHDVHERAALYRSRLAGTRTLIVLDNASGAEQVRPLLPGEAECLVLVTSRRRLISLDEALPISLDVLAPADGLAVLVAGASPRRIGADEIDAARRVVDLCGRLPLAVRIAAAHLRSRPAWTVTYLAGRLAEHRGALTVLNDRERDVAAAFALSYRALTPDQRRMFRRLGLHPGADADVHAAASLAGTTAEQARRLCEDLLDVHLLHQPALGRYRYHDLTRAFAAETVAAEESPDRCRAALTRLFDHYLGTAAAAMDVLYPAEKDRRPRVPAAETPGAPVDEPAAALAWLDAERPNLVAVCAHAAAHGLPEHATRLAATLFRYLDIGGHLTDAENLYGHARRAAAASGDRGGEAHLLTSLGGVHWYQGRYERADQIVQEALAIFEATGDRYGQARALSSLGIVHWRQGRYRRAADGNRRALALYREIGDLPGQARALGNLGLVRWRQGAYAEAVSALWEALARNRGLGDRRGEARMLGNLGNVHHHEGRYTQAADHHLRALALYREIGDRIGEADALTNLGLPVRRQGRPRRAADHHLRALALFHEHGDRNGQARALNGLGETLHDLGHDGRARVQHELALAIALETGDRYELARAHTGLAVIHLGAPASGHDRDHARHHARQALAIYTDLDVPEARDVQALLKGDHPTDTATEPP from the coding sequence ATGAGCACGGTGCATCGGTCGATCGTGTGCGCCGACATCGAGGGTTTCGGCGACCCCCTGAGGTCCGACGCCGACCGGGTGGTGGTGCGCGGCGGACTGTACGAGGCGTTGTCCAAGGCGTTCGACGGTTCGGCGGTGCCGTGGGACGACTGCTATCGGGAGGATCGCGGCGACGGGGCCCTGGTACTCGTGTCATCCGAGATACCCAGGAAGGTTCTCGTCACCGATCTCCCAATTCTGCTCGCCAAGGAATTGGCCGCCTACAACCAGGAATGCGAGTGGCAGGCTCGGATCCGGTTACGGATAGCGATGAATGCAGGTCACATCCAGTATGACGAACACGGTGTCGTCGGGAGCGCGATCAACCTGACGTTCCGGATATTGAACGCCGAGCCGTTCAAGCAGGCACTGGCGTGTTCCTCGGGGCTTCTCGCACTCGCGGTCTCCAATTCCTTCTACGCGGAGGTCGTCCGGCACGAACGGCGAAGCTCGCCCTTCTCGTATCGCCGGGCGCGGGTGCTGGAGAAGGAGACCAAGACCGACGCGTGGGTGTGCCTGCCCGACCGTCCCTTCCCGGACGACGCGGACCCCGCGACGCTCCCGCCGCTGCCAACGCCCCGGCCGGTGAACGACAACTGGTCTCCTCCACGGCAATTGCCCGCGGACACGGCGCATTTCACCGGTCGGGACGACGAACTGTCGCGGCTCCTGCACCTCGCCGCGGACGGGCGGCGTCCTGCGGGCGTGGCGGCCATCTCGGCCATCGACGGCATGGCCGGGATCGGCAAGACGGCCCTCGCCGTGCACGCGGCCCACCTCCTCGCCGATCGGTTCGACGACGGATGCCTGTTCCTGGATCTCCACGGGCACACTGACTCGGTCGACCCGGTAAGTCCCGAGGACGCGCTCGAACGGCTGCTGCGGGCGTTGGGGGTGCCCGGCGAGCGGATCCCCCACGACGTGCACGAACGCGCCGCGCTCTACCGCAGCCGGCTGGCCGGGACCCGGACGCTGATCGTGCTCGACAACGCCTCCGGCGCGGAGCAGGTCCGGCCGCTGCTGCCGGGGGAGGCGGAATGCCTCGTGCTGGTGACGAGCCGGCGACGGCTGATCTCCCTCGACGAGGCCCTGCCGATCTCGCTGGACGTGCTGGCCCCCGCCGACGGGCTGGCCGTGCTCGTCGCCGGTGCCTCACCGCGCCGTATCGGCGCCGACGAGATCGACGCGGCAAGGCGGGTCGTGGACCTGTGCGGGCGGCTGCCGCTTGCCGTCCGGATCGCCGCCGCGCACCTGCGTTCGCGTCCGGCCTGGACCGTGACGTACCTGGCCGGACGTCTCGCCGAGCATCGCGGCGCGCTCACCGTCCTGAACGACCGGGAACGCGACGTCGCCGCGGCCTTCGCGCTGTCCTACCGTGCCCTCACGCCCGACCAGCGGCGGATGTTCCGGCGCCTCGGCCTGCACCCCGGAGCGGACGCCGACGTCCACGCCGCGGCCTCGCTCGCGGGCACGACCGCCGAACAGGCCCGCCGCCTGTGCGAGGACCTCCTCGACGTCCACCTCCTGCACCAGCCCGCGCTCGGACGCTACCGGTACCACGACCTGACGCGGGCCTTCGCCGCCGAGACCGTCGCGGCCGAGGAGTCCCCGGACCGGTGCCGCGCGGCCCTTACCAGGCTGTTCGACCACTACCTGGGCACCGCGGCCGCCGCGATGGACGTCCTGTACCCGGCCGAGAAGGACCGCCGTCCCCGCGTCCCGGCGGCCGAGACGCCCGGCGCGCCGGTGGACGAACCGGCCGCCGCCCTCGCCTGGCTGGACGCCGAACGGCCCAACCTCGTCGCCGTCTGCGCCCACGCCGCCGCGCACGGCCTGCCGGAGCATGCGACCCGCCTGGCCGCCACCCTGTTCCGCTACCTCGACATCGGCGGCCACCTCACCGACGCGGAGAACCTCTACGGCCATGCCCGCCGCGCGGCCGCGGCCTCGGGCGACCGAGGCGGGGAGGCGCACCTCCTGACCAGCCTCGGCGGCGTCCACTGGTACCAGGGCCGCTACGAGCGCGCCGACCAGATCGTCCAGGAGGCGCTGGCGATCTTCGAGGCGACCGGCGACCGCTACGGGCAGGCCCGCGCCCTGAGCAGCCTCGGCATCGTCCACTGGCGCCAAGGCCGGTACCGGCGGGCCGCCGACGGCAACCGGCGGGCCCTCGCCCTCTACCGCGAGATCGGCGACCTGCCAGGGCAGGCCCGCGCTCTCGGAAACCTCGGCCTGGTGCGCTGGCGGCAGGGCGCCTACGCCGAAGCGGTCAGCGCCCTGTGGGAGGCTCTGGCCCGCAACCGCGGGCTCGGCGACCGGCGCGGTGAGGCGCGCATGCTGGGCAACCTCGGCAACGTCCACCACCATGAGGGCCGGTACACGCAGGCGGCCGACCACCACCTCCGCGCCCTCGCGCTGTACCGCGAGATCGGCGACCGCATCGGCGAGGCGGACGCCCTGACCAACCTCGGGCTTCCCGTCCGGCGGCAGGGCCGACCCCGGCGGGCCGCCGACCACCACCTCCGCGCCCTCGCGCTCTTCCACGAGCACGGTGACCGCAACGGGCAGGCCCGCGCGCTCAACGGCCTCGGCGAGACGCTCCACGACCTCGGACACGACGGCCGGGCCCGCGTCCAGCACGAGCTGGCCCTGGCCATCGCCCTCGAAACGGGCGACCGCTACGAGCTCGCCCGCGCCCACACCGGCCTGGCCGTCATCCATCTCGGCGCCCCAGCCTCCGGCCACGACCGGGACCACGCCCGCCACCACGCGCGGCAGGCCCTCGCGATCTACACCGACCTCGACGTCCCCGAAGCCCGCGACGTCCAAGCCCTCCTCAAGGGCGACCACCCGACCGATACCGCCACAGAACCGCCATGA